The following are encoded together in the Meriones unguiculatus strain TT.TT164.6M chromosome 16, Bangor_MerUng_6.1, whole genome shotgun sequence genome:
- the LOC110543234 gene encoding rano class II histocompatibility antigen, B-1 beta chain-like produces MALQVPSLLAAAVVVLTALSSPGAEGRDTPRDSLFQFKGQCYYTNGTQRIRSVVRYIYNREEFMRFDSDVGEYRAVTELGRPDAKYWNSQKDILEGTRAEVDTVCRHNYEGLEVSSLRRLEQPKVAISLSRTEALNHHNLLVCSVTDFYPAQVKVRWFRNGQEETSGVVSTKLIKNGDWTYQVLVMLEMTPQRGDAYTCHVEHPSLQSPVTVEWRAQSESAQGKMLSGIGGFVLGLIFLGLGLFFRHRSQKGARGPPPAGLLQ; encoded by the exons ATGGCTCTGCAGGTCCCCAGCCTCCTAGCCGCCGCTGTGGTGGTGCTGACCGCGCTGAGCAGTCCAGGCGCCGAGGGCAGAGACACCCCGA GGGACTCCCTGTTCCAGTTCAAGGGCCAGTGCTACTACACCAACGGGACGCAGCGCATTCGGAGTGTGGTCAGATACATCTACAACCGGGAGGAGTTCATGCGCTTCGACAGCGACGTGGGCGAGTACCGCGCGGTGACCGAGCTGGGGCGGCCGGATGCCAAGTACTGGAACAGCCAGAAGGACATCCTGGAGGGGACGCGGGCCGAGGTGGACACGGTGTGCAGACACAACTACGAGGGGCTGGAGGTCTCCTCCCTGCGGCGGCTTG AGCAGCCCAAGGTGGCCATCTCCCTGTCCAGGACCGAGGCCCTCAACCACCACAACCTGCTGGTCTGCTCGGTGACAGATTTCTACCCAGCCCAGGTCAAAGTGCGCTGGTTCCGGAACGGCCAGGAGGAGACCTCGGGGGTCGTGTCCACGAAACTTATTAAGAACGGGGACTGGACCTACCAGGTCCTGGTCATGCTGGAGATGACCCCTCAGCGGGGAGACGCCTACACCTGCCACGTGGAGCACCCCAGCCTGCAGAGCCCCGTCACCGTGGAGTGGA GGGCGCAGTCTGAGTCTGCCCAGGGCAAGATGCTGAGTGGCATCGGGGGCTTCGTGCTCGGGCTGATCTTCCTCGGCCTGGGCCTTTTCTTCCGTCACAGGAGTCAGAAAG GGGCACGAGGGCCTCCTCCTGCAG gGCTCCTACAGTGA